Proteins from one Embleya scabrispora genomic window:
- a CDS encoding PPOX class F420-dependent oxidoreductase, translating into MSITLDDATLKLLDAKNFATVSTLNADGGPQASVVWFQRDGDTIVFSATEGRAKVRNLRRDPRVSVTVFDLENPYHSVELRGTAEIVPDPTKELPLALSLKYLGEAPPPEPETIARVVVRVTPTRVNSFSV; encoded by the coding sequence ATGTCCATCACGCTCGACGACGCGACCCTCAAGCTGCTCGACGCCAAGAACTTCGCCACCGTCTCGACGCTCAACGCCGACGGCGGCCCGCAGGCCTCGGTCGTCTGGTTCCAACGCGACGGCGACACCATCGTGTTCTCCGCGACCGAGGGCCGCGCAAAGGTCCGCAACCTCCGCCGCGACCCACGCGTCAGCGTCACCGTCTTCGACCTCGAAAACCCCTACCACTCGGTCGAGTTGCGAGGCACCGCCGAGATCGTCCCGGACCCCACGAAGGAACTCCCGCTCGCGCTCTCGCTCAAGTACCTCGGCGAGGCCCCGCCGCCGGAGCCCGAAACGATCGCCCGCGTGGTGGTGCGCGTGACGCCGACCAGGGTGAACTCGTTCTCGGTCTGA
- a CDS encoding winged helix-turn-helix transcriptional regulator, with amino-acid sequence MSQRNICVTEQAEVTQACRVLDVLNRVAGKWSISVLMEARNGPVRFTELERAIHGISRRMLTLTLRSLERDGLLIRTVYPTVPPKVEYEATVMARELFEYLSGLTAWAERHEPAVTASREAYDRAAG; translated from the coding sequence ATGTCACAGCGGAACATCTGTGTAACGGAGCAGGCCGAGGTCACCCAGGCATGCCGCGTGCTGGACGTGCTCAACCGGGTGGCGGGCAAGTGGAGCATCAGCGTCCTGATGGAGGCGCGCAACGGCCCCGTACGCTTCACCGAGTTGGAACGCGCCATCCACGGCATCAGCCGCCGCATGCTCACGCTGACGCTCCGCAGCCTGGAACGCGACGGTCTGCTGATCCGCACGGTGTACCCGACGGTGCCGCCGAAGGTCGAGTACGAGGCGACCGTGATGGCGAGGGAGCTGTTCGAGTACCTGTCCGGCCTCACCGCCTGGGCCGAACGCCACGAGCCGGCGGTCACGGCGTCGCGGGAGGCGTACGACCGCGCGGCGGGGTGA
- a CDS encoding alpha/beta hydrolase family protein — protein sequence MLVSDVAIPVVSVQPVVLAAPDRGVDLRVRVSAPVGGSGLPIVVFSHGFGSSSLCYGPLVDFWAAHGFVVIQPTHLDSRTVGLPPDASRRPQLWRTRVGDMRLVLDRLDLLEAAVPGLAGRLDRSRIAAAGHSFGGQTAGILLGLRVLDPVTGNAEDLADSRIKAGVLLATAGRGGDDLTPFAAENLPWLKGPDFAHMTAPALVVAGDHDESPLSVRGPEWLADPYHLSPGPKSLLTLFEAEHSLGGIAGYEARETTDENPERVALIQRVTLAYLRHALGIDDADWAEAKNGTPMGRIESK from the coding sequence ATGCTCGTCTCGGACGTGGCCATCCCCGTCGTCTCGGTACAGCCCGTCGTCCTGGCGGCGCCGGATCGGGGTGTGGATCTGCGGGTGCGGGTTTCCGCGCCGGTTGGTGGGAGTGGGTTGCCGATCGTTGTCTTCTCGCACGGCTTCGGGTCGTCGTCGCTCTGCTATGGGCCGCTCGTCGACTTCTGGGCCGCGCACGGCTTCGTGGTGATCCAGCCCACCCACCTCGACTCCAGGACCGTCGGCCTCCCCCCGGACGCCTCCCGCAGGCCGCAACTCTGGCGCACCCGGGTCGGGGACATGCGGCTCGTCCTCGACCGGCTCGATCTGTTGGAGGCGGCCGTTCCCGGGCTTGCCGGGCGCCTCGATCGAAGCCGCATCGCCGCCGCCGGGCACTCCTTCGGCGGGCAGACGGCGGGCATTCTGCTGGGGCTGCGCGTCCTCGACCCGGTGACCGGCAACGCCGAGGACTTGGCCGACTCGCGGATCAAGGCCGGCGTACTGCTCGCCACCGCCGGCCGGGGCGGCGACGACCTGACGCCCTTCGCGGCCGAGAACCTCCCGTGGCTCAAGGGGCCGGACTTCGCGCACATGACCGCGCCGGCCCTCGTCGTCGCCGGGGACCACGACGAGTCGCCGCTGTCCGTCCGAGGGCCGGAGTGGCTCGCCGACCCGTACCACCTCAGCCCCGGGCCCAAGAGCCTGCTCACCCTCTTCGAGGCGGAGCACTCCCTCGGCGGGATCGCCGGCTACGAGGCCCGGGAGACCACGGACGAAAACCCCGAGCGTGTGGCCCTGATCCAACGGGTCACCCTGGCCTACCTCCGCCACGCCCTCGGCATCGACGACGCCGACTGGGCGGAAGCAAAGAACGGCACACCCATGGGACGTATCGAATCCAAGTGA
- a CDS encoding MerR family transcriptional regulator — MRIGELATSTGVSVRALRYYEEQDLLAAERTPSGQRQYPDSAIDRVLLIQQLYAAGIPSKSIAALLPCVINGVATPELLTRLAAERDHIDTRIAALVTARTRLDAVITAANTNLQTGQPCQRP; from the coding sequence ATGCGCATCGGCGAGCTGGCCACCAGCACAGGCGTCAGCGTCCGAGCGCTGCGCTACTACGAGGAACAAGACCTGCTCGCCGCGGAACGCACCCCCAGCGGCCAACGCCAATACCCGGACAGCGCGATAGACCGCGTCCTACTCATCCAACAGCTCTACGCCGCCGGCATCCCCAGCAAGTCGATCGCAGCCCTGTTGCCCTGCGTCATAAACGGCGTGGCCACCCCGGAACTCCTGACCCGCCTGGCAGCAGAACGCGATCACATCGACACCCGAATCGCCGCCCTGGTGACCGCCCGAACCAGACTCGACGCCGTCATAACCGCCGCCAACACAAACCTACAAACAGGCCAACCCTGCCAACGCCCCTGA